The Methanoculleus taiwanensis nucleotide sequence GACCGTCGACTGCATCGCCGTCGTCGCGACGATCTGCCGCACGGCGTCGTCGTAAGCCTCTTCGGGGAGCCCCGGGTTCAGTTCGGCCAGTCTGCTCCGGAGGTAGCGCGTCAGGACGACCTCGCGGTCGGACGCCCTGCCGAGGAGGCTTTCGGGGCCGAAGTCTTCGTTGTTGTAGGCATACACCGAGTCCCACCCGAGCTGCTGCTCCAGGTACTCCGCCGTGGTCTGCTGGACGAGGGTGTCCTCGGTGTAGCGGGTCATTTGCCGCCCCTCTCGAAGCGAATCCCGAGCAGGCTTCCGGATGGTGTCGCATCCGAAAGCGTTAGCCGGACGTGCTCCTGGAAATCAAAGCCTTCGCTGAAGTCTTTACTCGGCACCATATCCGAATTGATGGTGCAGATGTACTGCCCGCCAAGCAAGGTTGTTACTTCATGAGCGCGCTCGAATGCCAGTGCTCGCTGCCGGGCGTCCACGGAGTCGTACATCAGAGTATCATGAATCAGGAAGTCGATGCCATGACGGGTTTGCATCTGCAGTTGGAGCACGGCAAGGTCAAAGCAGAAGATCTTCATCTTCTCGATGCCCTCGCTACCGCTACGCTCGATTTCAACGTGGTACTTGTAGCCCTTTTCACCGACATCGATGACCAGCCTTCCAGGGGACTTATAGAGCGCCTGGGAGTGCTCGTTGAACAAGCGCACGGCCTCTGACCACACATCCTGGCGTTGCTCATGGTCCTGCTCCGCAGTCTGAACCAATTCCGTCTTTTGTGCTTTGACTTCTCGCTTGGCGACGTTAAGGTTCCTCATCTCCCTCAAGCGAGTCTGTACGTGATCAAGCGAGCCCTGCAATGCCACATAACCCTCTTGGAGTTTGGTCATTTCTTGCAGCGCGCCATGCGTCTGGAGAACTTCCATCATCCCAGCACGTTGATTGGTTAAATCTCTAATTTGCGATTTGCGCTCATCGATGGCCTGCTGAGTGCGTCTAATCTCGGTTTCTAGGAAGTCACATCGATTGGATATGATCTGGTGATGAAAAGTTCGCGCCTCATTCAATGACCGCTTGATCGCATCGGGAAACACCAACCCGCATTCCTCATATAGACGCTCAAGTGACATCTCCACAGGCGGCTTCTCTTCTTTGATCGATTCTTGGTAGCGGCTCAAGTGTCGCCTGTCAGTGACATTGCGATTGACCAGATCATGGATTTCCTTGGTTAACCTGTCTGCGTCCTGCTGCACCGATTCATACTGCGGATGGACCTTAAAGGTGTCCAGCGCTTGCTTGGCAACAGCACTCTGTTGCTCCAACTGAATGCGCTGGGTTTCCAGTTCGCCAACAGTGCCAATGGCACCTTCCATTGCGCCCGTCTTGATGGCCTTTTCGATGGCTTTAACGCCGTCCTCGCGCTCATTTAGACCCCTCAAACGGGCTGGAAACTCCCAATTCATTCCCAAGAGGTAGGCAATATGCAGTTGACTATCCCAGGTCTGTTGCTTGGTGTTATGCTGAAATGGGCTGATGTAGGCGTCAGGCCCACGACGAACCATGTAAGAAACAAGGCTGCGGAAACTGGGTTTATATGGCAATTGATCGGCAGATCTAGGGAGACTAAAAAGCGCCCAGCCGAGAAATTGTCGCCACCGTTCTACCTTGAAAATCAGTTCACCTGATCTGGCGTCGCAATCCGGTTGCTCAATCCAACCATTAGTGGGGCCATCAATGACAATGCGGTTATGGTCTGCCACCGCCCGCGTCACTTTGATCCGGTTGCCGCCGAGGGTGATTTCAAGAGTGAAGGCCCACTGCTTTAGCGGTTCGATCGATAACCCTCTGCCCTTGGTCACACGGCTACCCAGACAGAAATCTATGATCTCGATCAGCGTCGATTTGCCAAGGCCATTGCGCGTATCCTTCTCGGTCGAAGTCTCGGAACGCTCTGCAAGGATGACATTGAGACCAGTGGTGAAGGTAACGGTATGAAAGGATGGCTGATTGGCGGATACACTGTGAATCATGGCGCCTCCAGTTGGAGCATGCCTTGGGAGAGGTTGATGATTCCCGTGATGTGTAGCAGATCCAATGCCAACACAAAGCGTTCGTAGGTGCCGACAGACCGGTTATCTCGCACCTTACTCCAGAGGCTAGTGACGGTCTGTGGCTGTTCCAAGTTACGCAGCAAGACGGCGCCGACGCCGAGCAGGGCCTGATCCTCAGAGATGTGCTTCGATGGCAAGATCATTTCTCGAACACCTCGCACATTTCAAACAAATAGACTAACACAGCCAACCCGGCTGAACGCTCGGCCTGGCGGTGGAAACCCTGCTGGGCAAACCGGCACATTAACTCGAAAAGGTCACCACCGCTGACACCTTCCTTCTTAAGACGCCAGTATTCCTCAAGGAAACCAGCCTTTAGGCGTTCGGGGAATTCAACGTCTGTCTGAGCCACGCTCTCGATGTACCGAGAGACGTCACTTGCGACGCCCAGTCCCATCGCGATGATGCCGCGTGCACCAGCGTCGAGATCGTTCTTCTTGATTTTGTCATCGAGCTTGAGCAATGAGTAATCTCTGGTAACAGCAGATGGCAAGATTGCGGTGGCCCACTGCGTTGCCTCCTGCAGCTCCGGGAATCCAACATCTGCAAAGGCATCGAGCATGGCTTGACGCACCTTCGTCTCGTGCTCCGCCTTGATTGCATACAGAAGTTCGACCGGATAGTCAATCTCACCTTGAGGGATGGCATCGATGATGGTGTGACAGTTAGTGCAAAGGTAGATCAGATTGTTGTAGTGGTTGCGTTCATCATCGGTCATAGTGGGGTCATAGCGCGCGGATATCTTGCTTTTACCATTGCCATCATGCTCTCCGGCGATATGGGCAGCTTCACCGACGTTGATAGGAACACCAGATTTACTATCGGGCGTGAGCCTACGGCCGCAACCAGGCAGTGCACAGATGTCGCCACTTCTATAGGCCAACAGCAGCTTAGTCGGATAAGATGCGCTCATACTGTCACCTCTCCGTTCATCAGGCGGGGGAGGAGGAGGTCACGGGCTTGTGCAAGTCGCAAATTTGCCTTGGCCAACACCTCTATTTGATCTATACTCCTGAGAACATGCGAATTAAACTGATCGAGTATCAGTGATGACGGAATGGTCACTTTAATGCTTGAAAACTTAGATTTATTCACATTGGCCATTGTTGCTCCACCACCCATCCCCTCAAGCAATGGTTTCAAATCCCGCGCCATAAAAAACGTCCAATAACGGAGAGATTCGTCTGCTGGGACGATGGCGTTGATCTGCTGATTGGTTTGGGCTTCCGAACAATTGAATGAAACAACCCCGACTGTCCCAATACAAGACACAAGAATTGATCTGGGCGAGAGAGTCTTGTTCGATTGTGTGTTTGCTCCTTCATTAGAGAGCGACTCTTCTGTTTTGATGACCAGCGTGTTGCCGTGCATATCTGGGGTTTTTATGAACGGAACATCGTCGCCGTAATAGGAGTCCTTTTTTTTGCTGGGAGTCTTTCCCGTCACAACCAACCCAATATCTGTAATCGTTCCACGCTCCCACCCGTCCGGCACGCCGTCTTTGATCGCAACATGTTCATGACCGGGGAAGCGGAGGTGGACGAACCATTCCCGGTAGAGCAGCCGCGCCGCCTGTTCGAGCAGCGCAATCCGCCGCCGGTTGTTCTCGATCAGGTCGTCGTAGGCGGAGAGGATGGAGGCGATGCGCTTTTGTTGAATGGGATCTTGAGTGACCGTTACCTTGCGAGCGTGAAGATCATTCCGGTTCACACCGGGAACCGCGGCTTTATCGCTGGATGTACCATTAAGGACGGTTTTGAGAAAGTAAGCTGAGAATCGAGGATCATTCCCTTTAAAATCTTGGACGTAAAGGGCGGTATTCAATGGCCAGAAGTCCTCGCGAAGGAAGAACACTTCACCAAGCGTGCCATATCGTCCAGTCACCACTCCTGGACCCTTGACCTTCGCTGCATTGTGATAACCCGTAATCCCCGAAGAGGACACAACTGGGACGTTTCCA carries:
- a CDS encoding HNH endonuclease, with product MSASYPTKLLLAYRSGDICALPGCGRRLTPDSKSGVPINVGEAAHIAGEHDGNGKSKISARYDPTMTDDERNHYNNLIYLCTNCHTIIDAIPQGEIDYPVELLYAIKAEHETKVRQAMLDAFADVGFPELQEATQWATAILPSAVTRDYSLLKLDDKIKKNDLDAGARGIIAMGLGVASDVSRYIESVAQTDVEFPERLKAGFLEEYWRLKKEGVSGGDLFELMCRFAQQGFHRQAERSAGLAVLVYLFEMCEVFEK
- a CDS encoding ABC-three component system middle component 6, translating into MILPSKHISEDQALLGVGAVLLRNLEQPQTVTSLWSKVRDNRSVGTYERFVLALDLLHITGIINLSQGMLQLEAP
- a CDS encoding ABC-three component system protein, translating into MIHSVSANQPSFHTVTFTTGLNVILAERSETSTEKDTRNGLGKSTLIEIIDFCLGSRVTKGRGLSIEPLKQWAFTLEITLGGNRIKVTRAVADHNRIVIDGPTNGWIEQPDCDARSGELIFKVERWRQFLGWALFSLPRSADQLPYKPSFRSLVSYMVRRGPDAYISPFQHNTKQQTWDSQLHIAYLLGMNWEFPARLRGLNEREDGVKAIEKAIKTGAMEGAIGTVGELETQRIQLEQQSAVAKQALDTFKVHPQYESVQQDADRLTKEIHDLVNRNVTDRRHLSRYQESIKEEKPPVEMSLERLYEECGLVFPDAIKRSLNEARTFHHQIISNRCDFLETEIRRTQQAIDERKSQIRDLTNQRAGMMEVLQTHGALQEMTKLQEGYVALQGSLDHVQTRLREMRNLNVAKREVKAQKTELVQTAEQDHEQRQDVWSEAVRLFNEHSQALYKSPGRLVIDVGEKGYKYHVEIERSGSEGIEKMKIFCFDLAVLQLQMQTRHGIDFLIHDTLMYDSVDARQRALAFERAHEVTTLLGGQYICTINSDMVPSKDFSEGFDFQEHVRLTLSDATPSGSLLGIRFERGGK
- a CDS encoding restriction endonuclease subunit S, which encodes MSWDTIQLGEFLTLKRGYDLPSSQREDGNVPVVSSSGITGYHNAAKVKGPGVVTGRYGTLGEVFFLREDFWPLNTALYVQDFKGNDPRFSAYFLKTVLNGTSSDKAAVPGVNRNDLHARKVTVTQDPIQQKRIASILSAYDDLIENNRRRIALLEQAARLLYREWFVHLRFPGHEHVAIKDGVPDGWERGTITDIGLVVTGKTPSKKKDSYYGDDVPFIKTPDMHGNTLVIKTEESLSNEGANTQSNKTLSPRSILVSCIGTVGVVSFNCSEAQTNQQINAIVPADESLRYWTFFMARDLKPLLEGMGGGATMANVNKSKFSSIKVTIPSSLILDQFNSHVLRSIDQIEVLAKANLRLAQARDLLLPRLMNGEVTV